Proteins from one Leptospira wolffii serovar Khorat str. Khorat-H2 genomic window:
- a CDS encoding UDP-glucose dehydrogenase family protein: MKVCVIGSGYVGLVAGACFAEYGNHVICVDKDSKKIEDLKNGIIPIYEPGLSELVLGNRKENRLEFTTSLQEGVEKSDLIFIAVGTPTSHDGSADLTAVYAVAEQVGKAINGYKVIVDKSTVPVGTAAAVKEIISKQTKHEFDVVSNPEFLKEGAAIDDFMRPERVVIGADSERAGELVAQLYAPFVLNGNPIIRMGTVSAELTKYACNAFLATKISFANEIANLCESVGADYEDVRKGMGTDSRIGRQFLYAGIGYGGSCFPKDVRALIRTSEKFSTPLRIIQEVEAVNEDQKTRLFTKIEGFFGKGGVKGKNIAVWGLAFKPGTDDMREAPSIPLLLKLHEEGAKIKAFDPVAKETSEVYFKGKVEYAKDAYDALQDADALLLLTEWREFREPDFNRIKKLMKGKVIFDGRNQYRSDLLQKEGFQYFSIGKRPV, from the coding sequence ATGAAAGTTTGTGTGATCGGAAGCGGATATGTTGGCCTCGTGGCAGGAGCTTGTTTTGCGGAATACGGAAATCACGTCATCTGCGTGGATAAGGATTCCAAAAAAATCGAGGATTTGAAGAACGGGATCATTCCGATTTACGAACCGGGGCTTTCGGAACTGGTTTTAGGCAACCGTAAAGAAAACCGTCTAGAGTTCACCACCTCCCTACAGGAAGGGGTAGAAAAATCCGATCTCATATTTATCGCTGTAGGAACTCCTACATCTCATGACGGCTCGGCCGATCTCACTGCAGTTTACGCGGTGGCCGAACAAGTAGGAAAGGCGATCAACGGATATAAAGTCATCGTGGATAAATCCACGGTCCCGGTCGGAACCGCCGCCGCAGTAAAAGAAATCATTTCCAAACAAACCAAACACGAATTTGACGTGGTCTCCAATCCTGAGTTTCTGAAAGAAGGCGCCGCTATCGACGACTTCATGCGTCCGGAAAGAGTAGTCATCGGAGCGGATAGCGAGAGAGCGGGAGAATTGGTCGCCCAATTGTACGCTCCTTTCGTTTTGAACGGAAACCCTATCATCCGAATGGGAACCGTCTCTGCGGAATTGACCAAATACGCATGTAACGCGTTTCTCGCGACTAAGATCTCTTTTGCGAACGAGATCGCGAATCTTTGCGAGTCGGTCGGTGCCGATTATGAAGATGTGCGTAAAGGTATGGGAACGGATTCCAGAATAGGTCGTCAGTTTTTATACGCAGGAATCGGATACGGCGGTTCCTGCTTTCCTAAAGACGTAAGGGCTCTCATTCGCACTTCCGAGAAATTCTCCACCCCTCTTAGGATCATCCAAGAAGTGGAAGCAGTGAACGAGGACCAGAAGACAAGATTGTTCACTAAGATCGAGGGATTTTTCGGAAAAGGCGGAGTCAAAGGCAAGAATATCGCGGTTTGGGGTCTGGCTTTCAAACCGGGTACCGACGATATGAGAGAGGCACCATCCATCCCTCTATTACTAAAATTGCATGAAGAAGGCGCTAAAATCAAGGCCTTCGATCCCGTGGCCAAGGAAACTTCCGAAGTATATTTCAAAGGAAAAGTGGAATATGCGAAGGACGCCTACGACGCTCTCCAGGATGCGGACGCGCTACTACTCTTGACCGAGTGGAGAGAATTCAGGGAACCAGACTTCAATCGAATCAAGAAATTGATGAAAGGCAAAGTGATCTTCGACGGTAGAAATCAATATCGTTCGGACCTTCTCCAAAAGGAAGGATTCCAATATTTCTCCATCGGAAAGAGGCCGGTCTAA
- a CDS encoding JAB domain-containing protein has protein sequence MRWGLGPDPRTRIVYDAENLEDWELIAVLLGKGSRGLPIEDLSRGILEASRGIGGLLSLDIPRNFNIFGLGKAKTCTLLAAVELARRLKYKSIQLAKYDETSLLEYLRALFYPLKRECFVLATISPAGQLLRVETVSRGSLEEVGIHPRDLVRIILNDEASQIILAHNHPGMFCKPSREDLEVYYRLKDILFPLDVELLDHWIFGIDGIFSCKHSTRLEDN, from the coding sequence TTGCGTTGGGGGCTGGGACCCGACCCGAGGACCCGTATCGTTTACGATGCGGAAAATCTGGAAGACTGGGAGCTTATAGCCGTTCTTTTGGGCAAGGGCAGTCGTGGACTACCTATCGAGGATTTAAGTCGAGGTATCCTAGAAGCTTCCAGAGGGATAGGAGGTCTTCTTTCTCTGGATATCCCCAGAAACTTCAATATATTCGGATTGGGTAAGGCAAAGACCTGTACCCTTTTGGCGGCGGTAGAGCTTGCCAGACGTCTCAAATACAAATCCATACAATTAGCCAAGTATGATGAAACAAGCCTTCTTGAATACCTGAGAGCCTTGTTCTATCCTTTAAAGAGAGAATGTTTCGTGCTCGCTACGATCTCTCCTGCCGGCCAACTCCTTCGAGTCGAAACGGTCTCTCGAGGCAGCTTGGAAGAAGTAGGCATCCATCCCAGGGATTTGGTCCGGATTATTCTGAACGACGAGGCCTCCCAGATCATACTCGCCCATAACCATCCGGGAATGTTCTGCAAACCTAGCCGGGAAGATTTGGAAGTCTATTACAGATTGAAGGACATTCTATTTCCCTTGGATGTGGAACTTCTGGACCATTGGATTTTTGGAATTGACGGGATCTTTTCCTGCAAACATTCTACACGGCTAGAAGATAATTGA
- a CDS encoding ABC transporter permease, which produces MLRSDFFLQIRILLVLVRRDYALQYAGSALGLTWMFLQNLSLILVYTIVFYFLGIRSGGGDTKEYFAHVLSGLLFWIPLQEFLIRGTGILTDNRQLIKRSPLGPEIFLWIPFMQFLLHWAITSVPILIFLFWLGKVNILGVLLSFVCMVLTGLYLVCVQNYLARINIILRDISPLVRLLTQFLFWGLPIVYESKGALGKWNVFNPFFFPLETFRSALLIGYESRAGFVEFLPFLFLFAGILLLSRSKLNQIVLDHL; this is translated from the coding sequence GTGCTTCGATCCGATTTTTTCCTACAGATCCGAATCTTACTCGTCCTCGTAAGGAGAGACTACGCGTTGCAATACGCAGGCTCCGCTTTGGGGCTCACTTGGATGTTTCTACAGAATCTAAGTCTGATTCTTGTCTATACGATCGTTTTTTATTTTCTGGGAATCCGATCCGGAGGGGGCGATACAAAGGAATATTTCGCTCATGTGCTGAGCGGGCTACTCTTTTGGATTCCTCTCCAGGAGTTCTTGATCCGAGGGACCGGAATTCTTACGGACAATCGCCAACTGATTAAGAGATCTCCTTTGGGGCCTGAGATTTTTCTTTGGATTCCTTTCATGCAATTCCTACTTCATTGGGCTATCACTTCCGTTCCGATTTTGATCTTCCTCTTTTGGCTAGGTAAGGTCAATATTCTCGGGGTTCTGCTCTCTTTCGTTTGTATGGTCTTGACAGGATTGTATCTGGTATGTGTGCAGAATTATCTGGCGAGAATCAATATCATACTTAGGGATATTTCCCCTTTGGTAAGACTCTTGACCCAATTCCTATTTTGGGGATTGCCGATCGTATACGAGTCCAAAGGAGCATTAGGAAAATGGAATGTTTTCAACCCGTTCTTCTTTCCTTTGGAGACTTTTCGCTCCGCATTATTGATCGGATATGAATCCCGTGCCGGATTTGTCGAATTCCTTCCCTTTCTATTCCTCTTCGCGGGCATTCTACTTCTGAGTCGCTCTAAACTAAACCAAATCGTGTTGGATCACCTTTGA
- a CDS encoding LIC12298 family protein: MMIRSLQDAGAYERNRKGLRGAGFDWREKVRAGEPDSKTFADFLEESFQGDLVQDGNWFSETLSELSRKNLRKI; encoded by the coding sequence ATGATGATTCGATCTCTACAAGATGCAGGAGCCTACGAAAGAAATCGCAAAGGTCTCCGGGGAGCCGGGTTTGATTGGCGGGAGAAAGTCCGTGCCGGAGAGCCGGATTCCAAAACCTTCGCGGATTTCTTGGAAGAATCTTTCCAGGGCGATTTGGTACAGGACGGAAATTGGTTCTCCGAAACCCTTTCCGAGCTGAGCCGTAAAAATCTGAGAAAGATTTAA
- a CDS encoding ABC transporter ATP-binding protein, whose amino-acid sequence MIKIENLSKTYEGYSKPLNRLLSALTFGYFGLDVKYKALDGISFTADKGEVIGIIGRNGAGKSTLLKLLTGVSEPDSGKLERRGTVRSILELGVGFNPELSGEENLYYNGLVWGLDPKELQDSSEEIFAFSGLSEFRKAPLKNYSSGMTMRLGFALATAKRPDILIVDEALAVGDASFQQKSLNRFRKFSEEGTLTLIVSHDLELLKSVCTRLIVLEKGKLVFDGDPISGFREYMQIIANSSQEGNTSLSSEDSVVCSLGVEMRHSGKINPTLLSVGAQVELFVSTAFHSDIEDLTIGFHIDDHRGIRIFGTNTYHIGGGQKKVRAGEEVRVTFRFPANFSPGKYSLGIALHSGESHAEGSYLWKDGILQFELERLDLPKFEGAAWIPVQVESKKGDFPV is encoded by the coding sequence TTGATTAAGATAGAAAATCTCTCCAAGACCTACGAAGGATACAGCAAGCCTCTGAATAGGCTTTTGAGCGCTCTTACCTTCGGATACTTCGGGTTGGATGTGAAGTATAAGGCTTTGGATGGTATCTCTTTTACTGCTGATAAGGGAGAGGTGATCGGAATCATCGGTAGAAACGGTGCGGGGAAATCCACTCTTCTTAAATTGCTTACGGGAGTCTCCGAACCGGATTCGGGAAAGTTGGAAAGAAGGGGGACCGTACGTTCCATTCTGGAGCTCGGCGTCGGGTTCAATCCGGAACTGTCCGGAGAGGAAAATTTATACTATAACGGGTTGGTTTGGGGACTCGATCCTAAGGAATTGCAGGATTCCTCGGAGGAAATTTTCGCCTTTTCCGGATTATCCGAATTTCGTAAGGCCCCTCTCAAGAATTATTCCTCCGGGATGACCATGAGATTAGGATTCGCATTGGCGACGGCCAAACGTCCGGACATTCTTATCGTGGACGAGGCCCTCGCCGTGGGGGATGCAAGTTTTCAACAAAAGAGTCTGAATCGTTTCCGAAAATTCTCGGAAGAAGGGACTCTCACCCTCATAGTGAGTCACGATTTGGAGCTTCTAAAATCCGTCTGCACCCGGCTGATTGTATTAGAAAAAGGCAAACTAGTATTCGATGGGGATCCTATTTCGGGATTTAGGGAATATATGCAGATCATAGCGAATTCTTCCCAGGAAGGAAACACCTCCCTTTCCTCAGAGGACTCCGTCGTGTGTAGTCTCGGTGTGGAAATGAGACACTCCGGCAAGATCAATCCTACTCTTCTTTCTGTAGGGGCGCAGGTGGAGCTTTTCGTTTCGACAGCATTTCATTCGGATATAGAGGATTTGACCATAGGCTTCCATATAGACGACCATCGGGGAATTAGGATCTTCGGGACCAATACGTATCATATAGGCGGGGGCCAAAAAAAGGTTCGTGCCGGAGAAGAAGTCAGGGTGACCTTTCGTTTTCCCGCGAATTTTTCTCCCGGGAAGTATTCTTTGGGAATCGCTCTTCATTCCGGGGAGAGTCATGCCGAGGGTTCTTACCTCTGGAAGGACGGCATTCTGCAATTCGAGCTGGAAAGATTGGATCTGCCTAAATTCGAAGGTGCGGCTTGGATTCCGGTCCAAGTCGAGTCGAAAAAAGGGGATTTTCCCGTATAA